In Chloroflexota bacterium, the genomic stretch TTACAGGTCGAGCTCCCACCGGAACGTTCGTAGTTCGGTACGCTCTGGCCCACCATTCACCAGCCAGAAGGAGCCCCGATGTCCGGCGTGAAGCCCATCCCCGACGGCTACACCGCGATTACGCCCTACCTGATCGTTGAGAATGCGGCTGCGCTGATCGATTTTCTCACGCGGGCGTTCGGAGCGGCCGAGCGGATGCGTCTCGCGATGCCTCAGGGCGGCATCGGCCATGCCGAGGTGGAGATCGATGGCGCGGTGCTGATGCTGTCCGACGCCATGCCGCCGGAGTTTCCGGCTGGCTCGTCGAAGCTTCACCTCTATGTCGAGGATGTGGACAGCGCCTATGCCCAGGCGATGAGGGCTGGCGCGACCTCCCTGGCCGAGCCCGCCGACCAGTTTTACGGCGACCGCGCCGCCCGCGTCGTGGATCCCTGGGGCAACCACTGGACCATTGCCAGCCACGTCGAGGATGTCGACATGGATGAAGTCACTCGCCGCATTGCGGCCATGGAGCAACCGTAGACGGTTCCCTGCGCCCGTGTGATGACCCTCGAAACGGATGGGTGAAGTGCTACCATCCGCGCAGGCTGGCGGAGAGGCGTCATTTTAGATGTTTGAGCATCGCAGGCCGTTATCCGTTGGCGGACTCAGGCTGACCGGTCGGGCATCTCGTTGGGTCGGAGGGCGGTCGACATACCGGGCGCGGCGAGTGCTTGACGGAAGCTTGAGGAGAAGGGGACTACCTCGATGGACGTGGACACCCAGTGGAAAGGGTCGCGGCGAACGCTCTTCCAGGCCACCCGGATAGGATCAGAGGGAATGAACACGAATTGGGAATCGCACGACGGCGCAATTGTTGCCACGGTCGACGGCCGCGTCGACGGTGCCAATGCCCATGAGTTTCAGGAAGCGCTGGAAGCCGTGATCAAGGCGAGCGAAAGCGCCGTGATCCTCGACTTCGAGCAGTTGTCCTACATCAGCAGTGCCGGTCTTCGGGTCGTCCTGCTGGCCGCCAAGGAGCTCCGCAAGCAAGACAAGCAGTTCGCCGTCTGCTCGCTGGCGGGTTCAATCCTCGAAGTGTTCAAGATCAGCGGGTTCGATCAGATCATCCCCGTTCATTCGACGCAGGCCGAGGCAATCGCCGCCGTCACCGCCTGATTGATCGTCGCGCTTCTCCGGGCGCGTTCATCCGAAACCGCATTGGTAGTGCAAGGTAGTCAGATCGGGAATTGGGCATGACGGATCGCCCATGCAAAATCCTCGTCGTCGACGACGAGCCGGACCTCGAGCCGCTCGTGCTGCAGCGTATGCGTCGCAGTATCCGGCGTGGCAAATACGAGTTTGTCTTTGCCCACAACGGAGTGGAGGCGCTCGAGCGTCTGAACGAGGACGACGAAATCGACATGGTCCTCTCGGACATCAACATGCCGCAGATGGACGGGTTGACGCTGCTTGACCAGATTCCCAAGGTCAATCCCAACATCCGCTCGGTGATCATTTCCGCCTACGGCGACATGAAGAACATCCGCACCGCGATGAATCGCGGTGCGTTCGACTTTGTGACCAAGCCGGTCGACTTTAACGATTTGCAAGTGACGATTGATCGGACGCTGCAGCACATGAACGAATGGCGTGCCGCGTTGGCGGCCCGTGACAAGCTGGTCTCGCTGCAAAACGAGCTCGACGTCGCGAGCAAGATGCAGCAGTCAATCCTCCCCAGGAAATTTCCCGTGCGCGACGACTACGAAGTCTTCGCCAACATGGCGCCGGCGCGTAACGTTGGCGGGGACTTCTATGACCTGCTGCAACTGGATGACGGTCGAATCGGTCTGGCCGTGGCGGACGTTTCGGACAAGGGCGTGCCGGCCGCGCTATTCATGATGTCGACGCGTACGCTGCTGAAGGGCGCGGCCATTGGCCACGAAGGCCCAGGCGAGGTGCTGCGCGAGGTCAATGACTTGCTGAACGAGAGCAACGAGTCCGCGATGTTCGTCACGGTCCTCTACGGCGTGTATGACCCGGCGACCCGAGAATTCATCTATGCGAACGGCGGTCACAACACTCCGCTCGTGGTGCACGCCGACGGCAGTTCGACCGAGCTGCCCCTTACCGGCGGCGTTGCCCTGGGCGTGGTGCCGGAGTTGCCGTACGACCAGGGGGCCGTGACCCTGGCCCTCGATGACACCGTGGTGCTCTATACCGACGGCGTGACCGAGGCCATGAACGCGGACGGCGAGGAGTTTGGGGTCGAGCGGCTTCAGGAGACCTTTGCCGCAAGCCCCCCTCAAGACTCTCAGCAGGCCAATCGGACCGTGTTCGAAGCCGTTCAGGCGTTCGCCGGCGATACGCCGCAGTCCGACGACGTCACCTGCCTGGTATTCCGACCTCGTGAGGCTGCGTCATGAGCGCCCGGTTGTCGCTCACGGTTAAGACACAGGCCGAGGAGCTGGCGCGAATCACCGCCGCCGTGGAGGACTTCGGCGAGCAGGAGGAATGGCCGCCGGACCTCGTCTTTCGCGTGAACCTGGCGCTCGAGGAGCTGGGCATGAACATCATGAATCACGGCTATGACGCGGGGCTTCACGAATTCGATATCACGCTCACCTCCGAGGACGATACGCTGACAATCGAGATCGTCGACGATGGCCGGCCATTCGATCCGCTGCATGACGCCAAGCAGCCCGATGTGGGCGCGGCGATTGAAGATCGACCGATCGGCGGGCTCGGCATCTACTTTGTGCGCGAGATGATGGATGAGATGCACTATCGGCGCGAGGACGGCAAGAATCACCTCACCCTCGTGTCGCGCAGATGATCGACGTTGACTGGAGCAGCGATACTCGGCCGGTCTGACGCGAACGACGCACGCGGGCGGGGCACTGTCGACTCACCGCCGAATTGACGATGTCGGACTCCTCAACCAGCACGCCAACCTCGCGCCGGGCCGACCGGGGCGCTGATCGGAATTGCAGCCAACCCGTCGCCTTGGTTCGGCCGCGCGGAACCCGCGTGACGCGCCGACCGGCAACGCGTACGCGAGTGGCACGCGCGACCCTCACCGGAATTCTGGGCATCGCCGCGCTCTTGCTCGGGGTGGTGCTCGCCGGCTGCGACCCCACAACGTCCTCGGACGACGTTCAGCGTCCGACGAGCGAGGCGACGCCTGAAACCGGGCCAGGTACCGCGGCCGTGCCGGCCGGGGAGCCCGGCGTCTCCGGCGACCGCATTCTCTTCGGCCAATCGGCGGCGTTCCGCGGGCCTGCCCAGGAGCTGGGTCTCAATATGCGGCTCGGCATATTGGCCGCGTTTCACGAAGCGAACCAGCAGGGCGGCGTTCATGGACGCCAGATTGACTTGACCTGGCTCGACGACTCATACGAACCGGAGGCTGCCGCCACCAACACGCTTGAGCTCATCAACGAGCAAAACGTCTTTGCGCTCATCGGCGCCGTGGGCACGCCGACATCCCGCTCGGCAACTCCGGTGGCGAAAGCCGCCGGGGTGCCCTATATCGGACCCTTCACCGGCGCTGAATTCCTGCGCGACGCCGCAACCTTGGACAACGTAATCAACATGCGCGCGTCGTACTACCAGGAAACCGAGGAGATGGTGAATCGCCTCACCACCGACCTGGGGGTGACGCGCAT encodes the following:
- a CDS encoding VOC family protein, with the protein product MSGVKPIPDGYTAITPYLIVENAAALIDFLTRAFGAAERMRLAMPQGGIGHAEVEIDGAVLMLSDAMPPEFPAGSSKLHLYVEDVDSAYAQAMRAGATSLAEPADQFYGDRAARVVDPWGNHWTIASHVEDVDMDEVTRRIAAMEQP
- a CDS encoding STAS domain-containing protein, which translates into the protein MDVDTQWKGSRRTLFQATRIGSEGMNTNWESHDGAIVATVDGRVDGANAHEFQEALEAVIKASESAVILDFEQLSYISSAGLRVVLLAAKELRKQDKQFAVCSLAGSILEVFKISGFDQIIPVHSTQAEAIAAVTA
- a CDS encoding SpoIIE family protein phosphatase, whose translation is MTDRPCKILVVDDEPDLEPLVLQRMRRSIRRGKYEFVFAHNGVEALERLNEDDEIDMVLSDINMPQMDGLTLLDQIPKVNPNIRSVIISAYGDMKNIRTAMNRGAFDFVTKPVDFNDLQVTIDRTLQHMNEWRAALAARDKLVSLQNELDVASKMQQSILPRKFPVRDDYEVFANMAPARNVGGDFYDLLQLDDGRIGLAVADVSDKGVPAALFMMSTRTLLKGAAIGHEGPGEVLREVNDLLNESNESAMFVTVLYGVYDPATREFIYANGGHNTPLVVHADGSSTELPLTGGVALGVVPELPYDQGAVTLALDDTVVLYTDGVTEAMNADGEEFGVERLQETFAASPPQDSQQANRTVFEAVQAFAGDTPQSDDVTCLVFRPREAAS
- a CDS encoding ATP-binding protein — its product is MSARLSLTVKTQAEELARITAAVEDFGEQEEWPPDLVFRVNLALEELGMNIMNHGYDAGLHEFDITLTSEDDTLTIEIVDDGRPFDPLHDAKQPDVGAAIEDRPIGGLGIYFVREMMDEMHYRREDGKNHLTLVSRR